A genomic stretch from Salarias fasciatus chromosome 18, fSalaFa1.1, whole genome shotgun sequence includes:
- the LOC115405695 gene encoding leiomodin-2-like yields MVPPEVQFSWKRLKQNGGLEELNSREGEQLELRESGRSTSILVLKHYDPKTKYRCSVKHEGGTVEAETEQVIEVTAPPSTAPSTPPPPSTPPPTLPPSTPPPPPPTLPPSTPPPPPPPAVPSPLWSRERLLCLQYTVLIVKSVVYCFGLSLMMILRNKGPSTSSTHAD; encoded by the exons ATGGTCCCTCCTGAGGTCCAGTTCTCCTGGAAAAGACTGAAGCAGAACGGcggcctggaggagctgaactccagagagggagagcagctggagctcagagagtcgggacgctccacctccatcttgGTACTCAAACACTATGATCCGAAAACAAAATATCGCTGCTCTGTGAAGCATGAGGGAGGAACAGTGGAGGCTGAAACAGAGCAAG TCATAGAGGTCACTGCCCCTCCGTCTACTGCTCCAtcgactcctcctcctccctctactcctcctcccacccttcctccctctactcctcctcctcctcctcctaccctTCCTCcctctactcctcctcctcctcctcctccagccgtcCCTTCACCACTCTGGTCcagagagaggctgctctgcctgcagtaCACAGTGCTGATAGTGAAGAGTGTGGTCTACTGCTTTGGACTCTCTCTGATGATGATCCTCAGAAACAAAGGACcgtccaccagctccacacatGCTGACTGA